One window of Methanosarcinales archaeon genomic DNA carries:
- a CDS encoding NAD(P)/FAD-dependent oxidoreductase, whose translation MSEIVIIGGGLAGLTAAYRLAEDHQVTLIEQDKLLGGMLKSYHIEDYFIEKFYHHFFASDTELLDLIEELDLAEHVLWLTGTTGYYWEGRAYPMSTPFEILRFPPLSIIDIIRLSLLVLRTKFIKNIRSYDNITAKEWILKTGGKGVYDNFFQPLVQSKFGQNADRVSAAWLLGRVKIRSNRGTHGEKLGYLNPGFQILVEALAQSIQEKGGRIIRGNQAESIIIKSGKVTGVKLINGTISCNKVISTVAPGVLKELIDPKVIKSDLDSIQYQGTCCAILGMTKPLMKDKTYWLNINADVSFGALIEHTNFMPKKNYGDQHLIYIASYFQNSNDPLFTESPDKVIEKFLKDIESLYPDFNRNSVIWWRLARDSQTAPVYDIGYADKVLPYETNIKGLYLAGMFSQANYPERSMNGSIKAGFEVADAAARDM comes from the coding sequence ATGAGTGAAATAGTGATTATCGGAGGCGGGCTGGCAGGACTTACTGCAGCTTATCGTCTTGCCGAGGATCATCAGGTCACCTTAATTGAGCAGGACAAGTTGCTGGGAGGGATGCTTAAGAGTTACCATATTGAGGATTATTTTATTGAAAAATTCTACCATCATTTTTTTGCAAGCGATACTGAACTGCTTGACCTGATTGAGGAACTGGATCTTGCAGAACATGTGTTATGGTTAACAGGAACCACAGGTTATTACTGGGAAGGAAGGGCATATCCTATGAGCACTCCCTTTGAGATATTGAGATTCCCACCTTTGTCCATAATTGATATTATAAGGCTGAGCCTGTTAGTGCTGCGAACAAAATTCATCAAGAATATCAGGTCCTATGATAATATCACGGCAAAGGAATGGATACTAAAGACCGGGGGGAAGGGTGTTTATGACAATTTTTTCCAGCCTCTGGTACAATCCAAATTTGGCCAGAATGCTGATCGGGTCAGTGCTGCATGGCTGTTGGGCAGGGTCAAGATACGCTCAAACCGCGGGACCCATGGTGAAAAACTTGGGTATTTAAATCCGGGTTTTCAAATTTTAGTGGAGGCATTGGCACAATCCATACAGGAAAAAGGCGGTCGCATCATTAGAGGTAACCAGGCTGAAAGTATCATCATTAAATCCGGGAAGGTTACAGGAGTGAAGTTAATTAATGGAACCATTTCGTGCAATAAGGTCATCTCCACAGTGGCTCCCGGCGTATTAAAAGAACTTATTGACCCAAAAGTTATTAAATCCGATCTTGATTCAATTCAGTATCAGGGGACGTGCTGTGCTATTCTTGGAATGACAAAACCCCTGATGAAAGATAAAACCTACTGGCTGAATATTAATGCAGATGTTTCTTTTGGTGCTTTGATAGAACATACCAACTTCATGCCTAAAAAAAATTATGGTGATCAGCATCTAATATATATTGCATCCTATTTCCAGAACTCGAATGATCCATTGTTTACTGAGAGTCCAGACAAAGTGATAGAAAAGTTTCTAAAAGATATTGAGAGCCTGTATCCGGATTTCAACAGGAATTCGGTTATCTGGTGGAGATTGGCCAGGGATTCTCAGACAGCTCCCGTTTATGATATTGGTTATGCTGATAAAGTATTACCCTATGAAACAAATATCAAGGGTCTTTACCTTGCCGGGATGTTCTCCCAGGCAAATTATCCGGAGAGGAGCATGAATGGTTCAATAAAAGCTGGTTTTGAGGTTGCGGATGCGGCTGCCCGAGATATGTAA
- the wtpA gene encoding tungstate ABC transporter substrate-binding protein WtpA: MTIKNHILPILIIAVLFAAIFSVTGCIDSETTPDGKENAHDTTTTQTTGSDEEAVLKIFHAGSLSVPMAELEVKFETLHPNVDVQREPAGSSASIKKITELDKQSDILASADYTLIPTMMMPEYTNWYLVFAKNQIVIAYTDDSKYSSEVNSDNWYEILRRPDVTFGFSNPNDDPCGYRSVMVTQLSEAHYADESIFDDLMGDNTAIAMTFDNGTYTAVMPDSEYIEPNTKKIMMRSMEVELSSALETGEIDYFYIYRSVAVQHGFKFVELPPQIDLSSVEYADEYKTVRVRTANGNIAVGTPIVYGITIPDNAMQPELGVEFIKLLLSTDGQNVFIDNGQPPIVPAVTNDAEKVPAELRALL; the protein is encoded by the coding sequence ATGACAATAAAAAATCATATCTTACCAATCCTGATAATAGCCGTACTGTTTGCAGCAATATTCTCAGTAACCGGATGCATTGACAGCGAAACGACTCCAGACGGTAAAGAGAACGCCCACGATACAACCACTACCCAAACCACCGGATCTGACGAGGAAGCAGTACTCAAGATATTCCACGCCGGCAGTCTTAGCGTACCCATGGCAGAACTGGAGGTGAAGTTCGAAACGCTTCATCCAAATGTGGATGTGCAGCGCGAACCAGCAGGCAGCAGTGCATCTATAAAAAAGATAACAGAGCTCGACAAACAGTCAGATATTCTTGCATCAGCCGATTATACCCTCATTCCGACAATGATGATGCCGGAATATACTAACTGGTACCTTGTGTTTGCGAAGAACCAGATAGTCATAGCCTATACCGATGACAGCAAATACAGTAGCGAGGTCAATTCGGATAACTGGTACGAGATACTTCGCAGACCTGATGTGACATTTGGTTTCTCAAATCCTAACGATGACCCCTGCGGTTACCGCTCAGTAATGGTAACGCAGCTATCCGAAGCCCACTATGCTGATGAGAGTATATTTGACGACCTTATGGGAGACAATACCGCAATAGCGATGACATTCGACAATGGAACATATACAGCAGTAATGCCGGACTCTGAATATATTGAGCCTAACACAAAAAAGATAATGATGAGAAGCATGGAAGTTGAACTTTCATCTGCACTTGAGACTGGCGAGATCGATTATTTCTATATTTACAGAAGTGTTGCAGTACAGCACGGATTCAAATTTGTGGAACTCCCGCCGCAGATAGACCTGAGTTCAGTTGAATATGCTGATGAATATAAAACAGTCAGGGTCAGGACCGCAAACGGTAATATAGCTGTCGGCACGCCAATTGTTTACGGGATTACCATTCCGGATAATGCAATGCAGCCAGAGCTTGGAGTTGAGTTCATAAAACTGCTGCTAAGCACTGACGGGCAGAATGTATTCATAGACAACGGACAGCCCCCTATCGTACCGGCTGTAACAAATGATGCAGAAAAAGTACCTGCCGAACTGAGAGCATTACTATAA
- a CDS encoding TIGR03663 family protein, with translation MLKYNPIEVMDNMTGAETITTKRPFYKEPDFVIFFIIVMAATALRLYQLDVRPFHHDEAAVGSFTYKLFTNGNYEYNPVFHGPFLYFLTFGIFNLIGDSIFSARLVPALTGVGMVLLTFALRRYLGSPGWLIAAAFFAVSPSFLYYSRFFRNDIFITFFTLTTIICAAKYLEKGNKPGRLLFLALGAASLGFSVTAKENAYVIIAMFVFPVVLFILYNIGKKLRNRNFIHMSTVFIEQNIFRIVLDIGILVIVFLIIYVTFYSNFFSDLPAAKTATYNAFSHWFKMHEIERLDGPPYYYFPLLFLYELPIILFAFTGSIDYIVGFVKSRENPMMAFMVYWFAANLAFYSYLGEKVPWLILHPLLPAILIASAYLGESLPNLKQRPRWAEAIFIVILVVSSSFFIYTSYNLNYRNYANPAEPLIQASQAPKEFNEFMDTLNQVAMDHQGYRTKIQVADEEMETQLLWHLRHYTNIKWKVNLDENPPLDAYLIIVHDLDADYVDEILGDDYQRLDSAKMAWYHFKPSDINYWYVMYRWMDREQSEYGVVLYYR, from the coding sequence ATGCTTAAATATAATCCTATAGAAGTCATGGACAACATGACAGGGGCAGAAACAATAACCACCAAAAGACCATTTTATAAGGAGCCTGACTTTGTTATCTTTTTTATTATTGTAATGGCGGCCACAGCCCTGCGCCTGTACCAGCTTGATGTTCGGCCGTTCCACCATGATGAAGCTGCAGTGGGCTCCTTCACCTACAAATTATTCACAAACGGCAATTATGAATACAACCCGGTGTTTCACGGTCCGTTCCTGTATTTCCTGACTTTTGGGATATTTAACCTGATTGGAGATTCCATATTCTCAGCCCGGTTAGTACCTGCTCTTACCGGTGTGGGGATGGTATTATTGACCTTTGCTTTAAGACGTTATCTGGGCAGTCCGGGATGGCTTATCGCAGCAGCATTCTTTGCCGTATCTCCTTCCTTCCTGTACTATTCCCGGTTTTTCAGAAATGATATTTTCATCACTTTTTTTACACTGACCACGATAATTTGCGCTGCAAAATACCTGGAAAAAGGAAATAAACCTGGAAGGTTACTGTTTCTGGCACTGGGAGCGGCGAGTTTGGGTTTTTCGGTCACAGCCAAAGAGAATGCATATGTCATCATAGCAATGTTTGTCTTCCCGGTAGTACTGTTTATCCTGTACAATATCGGAAAAAAACTACGAAACCGCAATTTTATACATATGTCCACAGTATTTATTGAACAGAACATATTCAGGATAGTATTGGACATTGGCATTTTAGTAATTGTTTTCTTAATAATCTATGTAACATTTTATTCAAATTTTTTCAGTGATCTTCCAGCAGCCAAAACAGCTACTTACAACGCATTTTCCCACTGGTTCAAGATGCACGAAATTGAGCGTCTTGACGGCCCACCGTATTATTATTTTCCCCTGCTTTTCTTATATGAACTTCCCATAATCCTGTTCGCTTTTACAGGAAGTATTGATTATATAGTGGGGTTTGTTAAAAGTAGGGAAAACCCAATGATGGCCTTTATGGTCTATTGGTTTGCAGCCAATCTTGCTTTTTACAGTTATCTCGGGGAAAAAGTGCCATGGCTTATACTTCACCCCCTGCTTCCTGCCATACTTATAGCCAGCGCCTATTTAGGAGAATCACTGCCCAATTTGAAGCAAAGGCCAAGATGGGCTGAAGCCATCTTTATTGTCATATTGGTCGTAAGCTCGTCATTCTTCATTTATACCAGCTATAATCTGAATTACAGAAATTATGCCAATCCGGCCGAACCTCTGATACAGGCCAGCCAGGCTCCTAAGGAATTTAATGAATTTATGGACACCTTAAATCAGGTAGCTATGGACCATCAAGGTTATAGGACCAAGATACAGGTTGCTGATGAAGAGATGGAAACACAATTGCTCTGGCATCTCAGGCATTACACAAATATCAAATGGAAAGTCAATCTTGATGAAAATCCCCCTCTGGATGCATATCTCATCATCGTTCATGATCTTGATGCTGATTACGTGGATGAAATATTAGGGGATGACTACCAGAGGCTGGACAGCGCCAAGATGGCATGGTATCATTTTAAACCCAGTGATATCAATTATTGGTATGTGATGTACCGCTGGATGGATAGGGAACAGAGTGAGTATGGTGTAGTACTTTATTATCGATAA
- a CDS encoding glutamate--tRNA ligase: protein MDIEKLIKKYALQNAVKYGKPPQQGAVMGKLMGEQPELRQKAKEIPPILGKILQEICSKTPEQWQTELEEIAPELIAELEQRKEPDKGLKALPDAEKGVIMRFAPNPNGPPTLGSARGIVVNSEYVKKYNGKFIIRFDDTDPVTKRPMLEAYDWYLEDCRWLGAEPDQVVMASDRLPVYYEYAEQLISGNHAYVCCCSQEDFKQLKDNKQACPHRDVGPEVNMREWKRMLAGEYEERSAVLRIKTDITHKDPAIRDWGAFRIVKTPHPRPEIADKYVVWPLLDFEGALEDHLLAMTHIIRGKDLIDSERRQKYVYDYFGWTYPHTSHWGRVKMHEFGKFSTSGLRSAIEAGEYTGWDDPRLPTLRALRRRGIRPEALRKFFIEMGVGETDVSLSLDNLYAENRKLIDDDANRYFFVWEPVKLELSFAEPAVARPPRHPGVDRGIREIPVEDSVFVCSQDIKDAQPGDIFRLKDLYNIRIIGEGRAEFAGYDIEMMRKGGGRIIHWAPVDNIPVRVLTPDGEMPGIGEVGIADELDRVVQFERYGYARIDSVDDEVIAYFTHK from the coding sequence ATGGATATTGAGAAGCTTATAAAGAAGTATGCGTTGCAGAATGCCGTGAAATACGGTAAACCCCCTCAACAGGGTGCAGTAATGGGTAAACTCATGGGTGAGCAGCCTGAGTTAAGGCAGAAAGCCAAAGAAATCCCACCCATACTTGGCAAGATCCTGCAGGAGATATGTTCCAAAACACCAGAACAATGGCAAACAGAACTGGAAGAGATCGCACCAGAACTGATCGCAGAACTGGAGCAGCGCAAAGAACCTGATAAGGGTTTAAAAGCACTACCTGATGCAGAGAAGGGAGTGATCATGAGGTTTGCACCCAATCCCAACGGTCCTCCAACACTGGGCAGCGCTCGCGGTATCGTGGTCAATAGTGAGTATGTCAAAAAATATAACGGTAAATTCATAATCAGATTTGATGATACTGATCCGGTTACCAAGCGTCCCATGCTTGAAGCGTATGACTGGTACCTGGAAGACTGCAGGTGGCTGGGTGCCGAACCTGACCAGGTGGTTATGGCCTCGGACAGGCTGCCTGTCTATTATGAATATGCCGAGCAACTAATATCGGGCAACCATGCATATGTATGCTGCTGCTCCCAGGAAGATTTCAAGCAATTGAAGGACAATAAGCAGGCCTGCCCCCACAGGGATGTCGGACCCGAGGTCAATATGCGGGAGTGGAAGCGGATGCTGGCAGGTGAATATGAAGAACGGTCCGCAGTATTAAGGATCAAGACCGATATTACCCATAAGGACCCTGCCATCAGGGACTGGGGCGCATTCAGGATCGTGAAGACCCCACATCCCAGGCCTGAGATAGCTGATAAGTATGTAGTCTGGCCGCTGCTGGATTTTGAGGGAGCACTGGAAGACCATTTGCTGGCTATGACCCATATCATTAGGGGCAAGGACCTGATAGACAGTGAGCGGCGCCAGAAGTATGTCTACGACTACTTTGGCTGGACCTATCCCCACACTTCCCACTGGGGCAGGGTGAAGATGCATGAGTTCGGTAAGTTCAGTACCAGCGGCCTTCGTTCGGCTATTGAAGCCGGGGAATATACCGGATGGGACGATCCCAGGCTGCCTACCCTTCGGGCACTCCGCCGACGGGGTATCAGACCTGAAGCACTTCGCAAGTTCTTTATTGAGATGGGGGTGGGCGAGACAGATGTGAGCCTCAGCCTGGATAATTTGTATGCTGAGAACAGGAAACTGATAGATGATGATGCTAACAGGTATTTCTTTGTCTGGGAGCCTGTAAAACTTGAGCTATCATTTGCAGAGCCTGCTGTTGCCAGACCACCCCGGCATCCAGGTGTTGACAGAGGTATAAGAGAGATACCTGTGGAGGATAGCGTGTTTGTGTGCAGCCAGGACATAAAGGATGCACAACCTGGTGATATTTTCAGGTTGAAGGATTTGTATAATATCAGGATAATTGGTGAGGGTAGAGCAGAATTTGCAGGATACGATATTGAAATGATGCGAAAAGGTGGAGGTAGGATCATTCATTGGGCACCTGTTGATAATATTCCTGTTAGAGTATTGACACCAGATGGAGAGATGCCAGGTATAGGGGAAGTTGGTATTGCAGATGAGCTGGACAGGGTCGTACAGTTCGAACGGTACGGATATGCAAGGATCGATAGTGTGGATGATGAAGTGATTGCCTATTTCACGCATAAATAA